From Triticum urartu cultivar G1812 chromosome 2, Tu2.1, whole genome shotgun sequence, a single genomic window includes:
- the LOC125540978 gene encoding eukaryotic translation initiation factor 2 subunit beta-like — protein MAASEVQLGRSIADMRDGRDILDHQAVEEEEGIVIGGGTDSNYQEVYWIVFNIIAGNNPDLAVNRGNVVMCPPKILREGTRKTVFVNFMESCKTLRRDPNHVMDFFLSEMATSGSIDGQNRLVIKGRFAPKSFESILRRYINAYVICNGCKGHDTTITKENRLFFLRCEQCGSSRSVDRIKAGFVAHVGRRNA, from the exons ATGGCGGCCTCCGAG GTTCAGCTTGGCAGATCTATTGCTGACATGCGAGATGGACGGGACATTCTAG ATCATCAAGCtgtagaggaggaagaaggcattgTAATTGGAGGGGGAACCGACAGCAACTATCAAGAGGT CTACTGGATAGTGTTCAACATTATCGCTGGAAACAATCCAGATCTCGCCGTGAACAGAGGAAACGTGGTTATGTGCCCTCCTAAGATTCTTAGGGAGGGCACGAGGAAGACGGTATTCGTGAACTTTATGGAGTCGTGTAAAAC GTTGCGTAGGGACCCTAATCACGTGATGGATTTTTTCCTCTCTGAGATGGCAACAAGCGGTTCAATTGATGGGCAGAACAGGTTGGTGATCAAAGGGAGATTTGCTCCGAAATCCTTTGAATCGATCCTCAGGAGATACATCA ATGCGTATGTCATCTGCAATGGATGTAAGGGCCATGATACCACTATAACCAAGGAAAACCGTCTCTTCTTCCTTCGCTGTGAGCAG TGTGGGTCTTCAAGGTCCGTCGATCGAATCAAGGCTGGATTTGTCGCACATGTTGGTCGTCGCAACGCCTGA